The Erigeron canadensis isolate Cc75 chromosome 4, C_canadensis_v1, whole genome shotgun sequence genome window below encodes:
- the LOC122597001 gene encoding uncharacterized protein LOC122597001 encodes MSGLIPSIPKSKAYFCNVVEHVKQAMLLVMPFEEGSLPVRYLGVPLITTRLLHKDCNMLVERLENRITDWRNKSLSFAGRVQLVNSVLSSFHIYWAFVFILPVSIIKDLEKQMRSFFMVSRADGERLKNRSFWDVKRPKNCSWGWRKLLQLRDVVRPFLWKKIGDGRNTSLWFDKWAEVCPLSSLISPRQIAQAGLSLNSNVADVVQNGEWKWPTAWLDLFPVLINLLSINLHANQIDTMVWKELDGKENVLTRVVWNSIRMKGNEVNWAKVIWNSHSIPRHAFLVWMRIKIMAKVPDMTDSWTGILQWLIVKSNSRSSKNVIGRLLVAATAYFIWQERNNRLFSNHARPLDQLFDLITNTSSILVQLIVCWKNGRYHAY; translated from the exons ATGTCAGGGCTAATTCCAAGTATTCCTAAAAGTAAAGCTTATTTCTGTAATGTTGTTGAGCATGTCAAGCAGGCTATGCTGTTGGTGATGCCATTTGAAGAAGGTTCTCTTCCTGTTCGTTATCTTGGTGTACCATTAATTACGACCCGTCTTCTTCACAAGGATTGCAATATGCTTGTGGAAAGATTGGAAAATAGGATAACGGATTGGCGCAACAAGTCTTTATCTTTTGCGGGTAGAGTCCAATTGGTAAATTCTGTCCTCTCTTCTTTTCATATCTACTGggcttttgtttttattttgccAGTTAGTATTATTAAGGATCTTGAAAAGCAAATGCGGTCTTTTTTTATGGTGTCAAGGGCCGATGGTGAAAG GCTCAAAAATAGAAGTTTTTGGGATGTTAAGCGGCCTAAGAATTGTAGTTGGGGATGGCGTAAACTATTGCAGCTTAGAGATGTTGTTAGGCCTTTTTTATGGAAGAAAATTGGAGATGGAAGAAACACGTCATTATGGTTTGATAAATGGGCTGAAGTATGCCCATTAAGTTCGCTTATATCTCCTAGACAAATTGCTCAAGCCGGCCTCTCTTTAAACTCAAATGTTGCTGACGTTGTTCAGAATGGTGAGTGGAAATGGCCAACTGCTTGGCTTGATCTTTTTCCTGTTCTAATTAACCTTCTATCTATTAATCTACATGCAAATCAGATTGATACTATGGTTTGGAAGGAATTGGATGGAAAAGAGAACGTGTTAACTAGAGTGGTTTGGAACTCGATTAGGATGAAGGGCAACGAGGTTAATTGGGCAAAAGTTATATGGAATTCGCATAGTATCCCTAGACATGCGTTTCTG GTATGGATGCGGATCAAAATTATGGCAAAAGTTCCTGATATGACTGATTCATGGACTGGTATACTCCAATGGCTTATTGTGAAGTCTAATTCAAGATCATCAAAGAATGTAATTGGAAGATTATTGGTGGCGGCCACAGCTTACTTCATATGGCAAGAAAGGAACAATAGGTTATTTTCTAACCATGCTAGACCTCTGGACCAACTTTTTGACCTCATTACAAACACTTCAAGCATACTCGTGCAGTTGATAGTTTGTTGGAAGAATGGAAGGTACCACGCCTATTAG
- the LOC122597002 gene encoding uncharacterized mitochondrial protein AtMg00810-like, with the protein MGTSDKFGEDKNGNSIDTTAYKGMISSLLYLTASRPDNMFATCFCARYQASPKESHLKAVKRIFRYLKGSPNLGLWYPKDSGFDLICYSDSDFAGSKIDRKSTSGACQFLGNRLVSWSSKKQHSVSISTAEAEYVAAGSCCSQILWMQYQCHSNLKTMVSLPQKLQSFVQYQCHSNLKL; encoded by the coding sequence ATGGGAACTAGTGATAAGTTTGGTGAGGATAAAAATGGCAATTCTATTGACACCACAGCTTATAAGGGTATGATAAGCTCTTTACTTTACTTGACTGCTAGTAGACCAGATAATATGTTTGCTACATGcttttgtgcaagatatcaagctaGTCCTAAGGAATCACACCTTAAAGCTGTGAAAAGAATCTTCAGGTACCTTAAAGGTAGTCCCaatctgggtctttggtatcctaaAGACTCAGGATTTGATCTAATttgctattcagattctgactttgcaggcagtaagattgatagaaagagTACTTCAGGAGCATGTCAATTTCTTGGCAATAGACTTGTAAGCTGGTCCAGCAAAAAACAACATTCAGTTTCCATTTCCACTGCAGAAGCTGAGTATGTTGCTGCAGGAAGTTGTTGTTCACAAATTTTGTGGATGCAATATCAGTGCCATAGCAATCTCAAGACTATGGTGTCACTGCCTCAAAAACTCCAATCTTTTGTGCAATACCAGTGCCATAGCAATCTCAAATTATAA